A section of the Pseudomonas prosekii genome encodes:
- a CDS encoding fimbria/pilus outer membrane usher protein: MSPGIAMAQSTVAASTDAYVFDDNMLFGSGSLARFNRVNAIEPGQYRVDLFINGRFVDRVDLRFADQGEGDVQPCLPVALLESGGVLKSAIQSPSTAQCLVLGKAVQGASTAFDFGQMRLDLNVPQSLMLNTPRGYVAPQNLDGGNTIGFVNYSASQYHVTRTGNYSGSSDSSYLALNSGLNMGLWRLRQQGNLRYDNDNGSHWNTTRTYAQRALPGLQGEMTVGQGFTSGRFFSGMSYTGLEIASDDRMLPESVRGYAPTVRGIAKTNAQVIVRQNGNDIYQTTVAPGPFEINDLYSTSYNGDLEVSVVEADGSVSRFTVPFSAVPESLRPGLSRYSMAIGRSRDLGDQDPFSEMTYQRGLTNSVTANSGFRVAEGYQALVLGGVYANTLGAFGLDTTYSRANLPNEGLLDGWMARLSYSRTFQPTKTTLSIAGYRYSTEGYRDLGDVLGVRESIRNQQTWESTSYMQRSRFEVSINQNLNDYGSVFLSGSTQDYRSGRERDTQLQFGWANTLRNNVSVNLSVSRQSTGSYLNRRSGNYNDQLGNTVSDNGVGTTRSAGTQETVTLLSVSFPLGSPARSNVPSLSSSVTHSSTSGDLYQTSLSGTQGVDQSLSYSMDVSRDADQKQNVWSANVQKHLPNASVSASASKGQDYWQASGSARGALAVHGGGVTFGPYLGDTFALIEAKGASGAKVMNGMGATIDSDGYALVPSLTPYRYNTVAINPEGMSEKAELDDGQRRVAPYAGAAVKVEFKTRVGNAILVKALRPGGEAVPMGADVLDQNGSLIGMVGQGSQAYLRTEKLKGRLTVRWGEGANEQCRMQFDLTRQDVSQALIKLNSDCRRP, encoded by the coding sequence ATGAGTCCAGGCATTGCCATGGCGCAAAGCACCGTCGCAGCGTCCACCGACGCTTATGTGTTCGACGACAACATGCTGTTTGGCAGCGGTTCACTGGCGCGCTTCAATAGGGTCAACGCCATTGAACCCGGGCAATACCGGGTGGATTTGTTTATCAACGGTCGTTTTGTCGACCGCGTTGACCTGCGCTTCGCTGACCAGGGTGAAGGCGATGTGCAGCCCTGCCTGCCCGTAGCGTTGCTGGAAAGCGGCGGAGTCCTCAAAAGCGCTATCCAGTCACCCAGCACGGCCCAGTGCCTGGTTCTCGGCAAAGCCGTTCAGGGCGCGTCGACAGCATTCGATTTCGGGCAGATGCGCCTGGACCTGAACGTGCCACAGAGCCTGATGCTGAACACCCCGCGCGGCTACGTCGCGCCGCAAAACCTGGACGGCGGCAACACCATCGGTTTCGTGAACTACAGCGCCAGCCAGTACCACGTCACACGCACAGGCAACTACAGCGGCAGTTCCGACTCAAGCTACCTGGCCCTCAACAGCGGGTTGAACATGGGTCTGTGGCGTCTGCGCCAACAAGGCAATTTGCGTTACGACAACGACAACGGCAGCCACTGGAACACCACCCGCACTTACGCCCAACGCGCCCTGCCTGGATTACAAGGCGAAATGACCGTGGGCCAGGGTTTTACTTCAGGTCGGTTTTTTTCCGGCATGAGCTACACCGGGCTGGAGATTGCTTCCGACGACCGCATGCTGCCGGAGTCAGTGCGCGGCTATGCACCTACGGTACGTGGGATTGCCAAAACCAACGCGCAGGTGATCGTGCGCCAGAACGGCAATGACATCTATCAGACCACCGTAGCGCCTGGTCCTTTTGAAATCAACGACCTCTATTCCACCAGCTACAACGGCGACCTTGAAGTCTCGGTGGTCGAGGCCGACGGCAGCGTCAGCCGTTTCACGGTACCGTTTTCAGCGGTTCCCGAGTCGTTGCGGCCTGGCCTGTCACGCTACAGCATGGCAATTGGCCGAAGCCGCGATCTTGGCGACCAAGATCCCTTCAGCGAAATGACCTACCAGCGCGGCCTGACCAACAGCGTGACCGCCAATAGCGGCTTTCGGGTAGCCGAGGGCTACCAGGCGCTGGTGCTCGGCGGCGTCTACGCCAACACCCTGGGTGCATTCGGGTTGGACACCACCTACTCGCGCGCCAATCTGCCGAACGAAGGCCTGCTCGATGGCTGGATGGCACGCCTGTCGTACAGCCGCACCTTTCAGCCGACCAAGACCACCTTGTCGATTGCCGGCTACCGCTATTCAACCGAAGGCTATCGAGACCTCGGCGACGTGCTCGGCGTGCGCGAGTCGATCCGCAACCAACAAACCTGGGAGTCGACGAGCTATATGCAACGCTCACGCTTCGAGGTGTCGATCAATCAAAACCTCAATGACTACGGCAGCGTGTTTTTATCCGGTTCGACCCAGGACTACCGCAGCGGCCGAGAACGCGACACGCAGCTGCAATTTGGCTGGGCCAACACCTTGCGCAACAACGTCAGCGTCAACCTGTCCGTGTCGCGACAGAGCACCGGCAGTTACCTGAACCGGCGAAGCGGCAACTACAACGACCAACTGGGCAACACGGTCTCGGACAACGGGGTAGGCACCACGCGCAGTGCCGGCACCCAAGAGACCGTCACGCTGCTCTCGGTGTCCTTCCCTCTTGGCAGCCCGGCCCGCTCGAATGTGCCGTCGCTGAGCAGCTCAGTGACGCACAGCTCTACCTCTGGCGACCTGTATCAAACCTCGTTGTCGGGCACCCAGGGGGTCGATCAGAGCTTGAGCTACAGCATGGACGTGTCCCGCGACGCCGATCAGAAACAGAACGTGTGGAGCGCCAACGTCCAGAAACATCTGCCCAACGCCTCGGTCAGCGCCAGCGCGTCCAAAGGGCAGGATTACTGGCAAGCGTCCGGCAGCGCTCGTGGTGCCTTGGCCGTGCACGGCGGCGGTGTGACGTTCGGACCTTACTTGGGCGACACCTTCGCCCTGATCGAAGCCAAGGGCGCCAGCGGTGCGAAGGTCATGAATGGCATGGGCGCAACCATCGACAGCGACGGCTACGCGCTGGTGCCTTCGCTGACCCCTTATCGCTACAACACGGTAGCCATCAACCCTGAGGGTATGAGTGAAAAAGCCGAACTCGATGACGGCCAGCGCCGCGTCGCGCCCTACGCAGGAGCAGCCGTGAAGGTTGAATTCAAGACCCGCGTCGGTAACGCAATCCTGGTCAAAGCCTTACGCCCCGGCGGTGAGGCCGTGCCCATGGGCGCCGATGTATTGGACCAAAACGGCAGCCTCATCGGGATGGTCGGCCAAGGCAGCCAGGCTTACCTGCGCACCGAAAAACTCAAGGGCCGCCTGACCGTCCGTTGGGGCGAAGGCGCAAACGAGCAGTGCCGTATGCAGTTCGACCTGACGCGACAGGACGTCAGCCAAGCCCTGATAAAACTCAACAGCGATTGCCGCCGCCCCTGA
- a CDS encoding fimbrial biogenesis chaperone yields the protein MTRLKKTTLALALTLGTAMTSYAHASVVMTGTRVIYPAQVQEKVVQLTNQDTHPYLVQMWLDTGNPNLTAQTADAPFIASPQVFRMNPNAGQVVRLVFTGNDLAKDRESLFYLNFVQMPAMKTSERQANKLLLSVSSRMKVFYRPQGLAGNPDALNQSLHFKLQGKTVIASNDSGYFATVRRADVVSRGKSYALSQASMVAPLSQANWALPAGASAAAGDTVRLTLVNDFGADVITDLPLL from the coding sequence ATGACTCGCCTGAAGAAAACCACACTGGCATTGGCGCTGACACTCGGCACGGCCATGACCTCCTACGCACATGCCAGCGTCGTAATGACGGGCACCCGCGTCATCTACCCGGCCCAAGTCCAGGAAAAGGTGGTGCAACTGACCAATCAGGACACCCATCCCTACCTGGTCCAAATGTGGCTCGACACGGGCAACCCGAACCTCACGGCACAGACCGCTGATGCGCCGTTTATCGCCAGTCCGCAAGTGTTTCGCATGAATCCCAATGCTGGCCAGGTCGTGCGCCTGGTCTTCACCGGCAACGACCTGGCGAAGGACCGCGAATCGCTGTTCTACCTCAATTTCGTGCAGATGCCGGCCATGAAGACCAGCGAGCGGCAAGCCAACAAGTTGCTGCTCAGCGTCAGTAGCCGCATGAAGGTGTTTTACCGCCCGCAAGGGCTGGCCGGAAACCCCGACGCGCTGAACCAATCCCTGCATTTCAAGCTTCAGGGCAAGACGGTGATCGCTAGCAATGACAGCGGGTATTTCGCCACCGTGCGCCGTGCCGACGTGGTCAGCCGGGGCAAGTCCTACGCGCTTTCACAGGCGTCGATGGTCGCGCCGTTAAGCCAGGCCAACTGGGCGCTGCCCGCCGGCGCCTCCGCCGCTGCGGGAGACACCGTGCGCCTGACATTGGTCAACGATTTCGGTGCTGATGTCATCACTGATCTGCCCCTTCTTTGA
- a CDS encoding EAL domain-containing response regulator produces MKPYRVLIVEDHPFQHEFLRNLFSTLGGFNVEAVWDGATALQRLNTHTYDLVVTDLFMPVMDGVQLIQSIARLGNAPALALMSVASRRMLVSAGLVAKNLGLEVLGLISKPVAACDIMRLRDCLDKRRSDLDASRRHPVQPARQCLLEAMESGEIQAWFQPKKSLRDGRVCSAEALVRWRHPQQGTLLPRDFLPALQRFGLEDKLLWLMLEQTIEAQSFWRRRGCEVPVSINLPTHLLDSHDLADRLHDRVLALGAEPASIGFELMETSTTESASDYYAGACRLRMKGFGLAQDDFGKGFSSYFNLVSTPFSELKIDRSLVHGCVDNEGLATALQSIVELSRKLGLTVTAEGVETQDELEFLRKIHCDQAQGFLICAAVPPERFYELLREDGLKPALN; encoded by the coding sequence TTGAAACCCTATCGGGTGCTGATTGTTGAAGATCACCCCTTTCAGCATGAATTTTTGCGCAACCTGTTCAGTACCCTGGGTGGGTTCAACGTCGAGGCCGTATGGGATGGCGCCACGGCGCTGCAACGCCTGAACACTCACACTTACGATCTGGTCGTGACTGACTTATTCATGCCCGTGATGGACGGCGTGCAACTGATCCAAAGCATTGCCAGGCTCGGCAACGCACCTGCGCTGGCGCTGATGAGTGTGGCCTCGCGACGCATGTTGGTCAGTGCCGGGCTTGTGGCAAAAAATCTGGGGCTGGAAGTGCTGGGGCTTATTTCAAAGCCGGTGGCTGCGTGCGACATCATGCGCTTGCGCGATTGTCTCGATAAGCGCCGCAGTGACTTGGATGCCTCCCGTCGCCATCCTGTGCAGCCCGCTCGCCAATGCCTGCTGGAAGCCATGGAAAGCGGTGAAATACAGGCCTGGTTTCAACCGAAAAAATCGTTGCGTGACGGCCGAGTGTGCAGCGCCGAGGCGTTGGTGCGTTGGCGACACCCGCAGCAGGGAACGTTGCTGCCCAGGGATTTTCTGCCAGCGCTTCAACGTTTCGGACTCGAAGATAAATTATTGTGGCTGATGCTGGAGCAGACGATCGAGGCGCAGTCGTTCTGGCGTCGTCGTGGCTGTGAAGTGCCCGTTTCGATCAACTTGCCGACCCACTTGCTCGACAGCCACGACCTCGCCGATCGTTTGCACGATCGTGTTTTGGCCCTGGGCGCCGAACCCGCCTCGATCGGTTTCGAGCTGATGGAGACGTCCACCACCGAGTCGGCCAGCGATTACTACGCAGGCGCCTGCCGCTTGCGCATGAAAGGCTTCGGACTGGCGCAGGACGACTTCGGCAAAGGTTTCAGTTCCTATTTCAACCTGGTTTCTACGCCCTTCAGCGAACTGAAAATTGACCGCTCACTGGTCCACGGTTGCGTCGACAACGAAGGCCTCGCCACCGCGTTACAGAGCATTGTCGAACTGAGCCGCAAGTTGGGCCTGACGGTGACGGCCGAAGGCGTGGAAACCCAGGACGAGCTAGAGTTCTTGCGCAAGATCCACTGTGATCAGGCGCAGGGTTTCCTAATTTGCGCCGCCGTACCGCCTGAACGGTTTTATGAGTTGTTGCGCGAAGATGGCCTGAAGCCAGCACTAAATTGA
- a CDS encoding fimbrial protein, translating into MKRIALILAMTAAPALTFAAAQNTITFTGQVSAQTCAVTVNGNAANPVILMPTVSAAALNAVGSTAGETPFTVSVSGCTAPSSSLAIKTAFLGNNVTSAGNLANAGTATNVQVQLLSETGGSAVVLNGITSVPGLTLSSGATSASHDFAVRYISEAGAATAGTVSATAQYALDYL; encoded by the coding sequence ATGAAGCGTATTGCCTTGATCCTGGCCATGACCGCCGCTCCAGCGCTGACCTTCGCAGCCGCCCAGAACACCATCACGTTCACCGGCCAGGTATCGGCTCAGACCTGCGCTGTCACGGTCAATGGCAACGCCGCGAACCCGGTCATCCTAATGCCTACCGTCAGCGCTGCCGCCCTGAATGCAGTGGGTAGCACGGCAGGCGAAACACCCTTCACCGTCAGCGTGAGCGGCTGCACCGCACCCTCTTCGAGCCTCGCCATCAAGACGGCTTTCCTGGGTAACAACGTGACCAGCGCAGGCAACCTTGCCAACGCCGGTACGGCCACCAACGTACAAGTGCAACTGCTCAGCGAAACTGGCGGTTCTGCCGTTGTACTCAACGGGATCACCTCAGTTCCAGGCTTGACCTTGAGCTCTGGCGCCACCAGCGCCAGCCACGATTTCGCTGTTCGCTACATCAGCGAAGCCGGTGCCGCCACGGCCGGTACTGTTTCGGCCACCGCGCAATACGCCCTGGATTACCTGTAA
- a CDS encoding ATP-binding protein — protein sequence MKLRQSLPPFDTSFSTPTAARKLLRLLVSALVLGFYAGVYSYVNATLSQEISQRRSYMNAAISDAQSFFVSRQTLLKTLRLAAVRSITAPVASANAVEGEEVHVGLGTDKQAWSLWLTHRMIDYLRLNNVNLLYAASGTRAEVMRLIPAREPVQLIAPHLLARLNAEYDSAADELWLTDPERDDSPLYIFTCLDDRSPHSGWMGLEVESPDLLNALGNENAGQFILLDASGQLIFDSAQGQSLRLELAQMLAPQSFGFVGGTWLPDHLAIRKQLGFSNWQIVYALDMHSLLPALISPVLISVLLCVLTTWLMIWLMRRIDQRLIVPAGNRIEALVESEAFSRAVIRIAPVALCVLRRQDGEVVLDNPLYTQWIGDSQERQQRSADWIRRGFDDAEHNTVDELQLADGRHLYLSFARTRYKREDVLICAFSDISARMQVEVALDRARRMADAANEAKTLFLATMSHEIRTPLYGVLGTLELLARTELSDQQKGYLQAIEGSSANLLQLISDVLDVSRIEAGQLQLECNRFSPLELIEEVIHGYAAAAHRKGLQLFACVDPQLPDWLSGDVSRIRQILSNLLNNALKFTDSGRIILRVRLDSRDGERVMLHWQVSDTGKGISHEDQQHLFEPFYQADGNTHVIAGTGLGLSICKRLMHLMNGSMRVVSEPGLGSSFTLHLPLEQLSALEPSLGADELLPEMVCVVSPVRELAVSICGWLCRWGARAQVGLPKAYDNTQGAVILELHPGRLGETLAAHWEGPRVLAASDLHDEALNNPTGIVSFNNLKALRMAVGAAQGQLMRGATASAQSYPVFNLGIHVLVAEDNVINQLILRDQLEELGCTVELAGDGLTALEMWRHSTFDLILTDINMPRMNGYELTAKLRSLDCHLPIIGATANAMSEEGERCLEAGMNRCLVKPFALRTLYTCLEPYQRSGN from the coding sequence ATGAAACTACGCCAATCCCTACCTCCGTTCGACACGTCGTTCTCAACTCCCACTGCGGCGAGGAAGTTGCTGCGCCTGTTGGTGAGCGCTCTGGTGTTGGGGTTTTACGCGGGCGTCTACAGCTATGTGAACGCCACCTTGAGCCAGGAGATATCCCAGCGCCGCAGTTACATGAACGCGGCGATATCCGATGCGCAGAGTTTTTTCGTCAGTCGCCAGACACTGCTCAAGACGCTGCGGCTGGCGGCGGTGCGCAGCATCACTGCGCCGGTAGCCAGTGCGAATGCGGTGGAGGGGGAAGAGGTGCACGTCGGCCTTGGGACGGACAAACAAGCCTGGAGCCTGTGGCTGACCCACCGCATGATCGACTACCTGCGGCTCAACAACGTGAACCTGTTGTACGCCGCGAGCGGCACCCGAGCCGAGGTGATGCGCCTGATCCCCGCCCGCGAACCAGTCCAGCTGATTGCCCCGCATTTGCTGGCGCGGCTCAACGCTGAATATGACAGCGCCGCCGACGAGCTTTGGCTCACGGATCCCGAGCGCGATGATTCCCCCCTGTATATATTTACCTGTCTTGATGACCGTAGCCCTCATTCAGGTTGGATGGGGTTGGAAGTCGAGTCGCCAGACCTGCTGAACGCCCTGGGAAACGAAAACGCCGGCCAGTTCATCTTGCTCGACGCCAGCGGCCAACTGATTTTTGATAGCGCGCAAGGGCAGTCGTTACGCCTGGAACTAGCTCAAATGCTGGCGCCTCAGTCGTTCGGCTTTGTCGGCGGCACTTGGCTGCCGGATCATCTGGCGATTCGTAAACAACTGGGGTTTTCGAACTGGCAGATCGTCTACGCCCTCGACATGCACTCACTACTGCCTGCGTTGATAAGCCCCGTGCTGATCAGCGTATTGCTGTGCGTACTCACCACCTGGCTGATGATCTGGCTGATGCGGCGCATCGACCAGCGCCTGATCGTACCCGCCGGCAATCGCATTGAGGCGCTGGTGGAAAGCGAGGCGTTCAGCCGGGCGGTGATCCGCATTGCGCCGGTGGCGCTGTGTGTGCTGCGCCGCCAGGACGGCGAGGTGGTACTTGATAACCCGCTGTATACGCAGTGGATCGGCGACAGTCAGGAGCGCCAGCAACGCAGTGCTGACTGGATCCGTCGCGGCTTTGATGATGCCGAACACAACACTGTCGATGAGTTGCAACTGGCGGATGGTCGTCACCTTTATCTGAGCTTCGCGCGTACTCGATACAAGCGCGAAGATGTATTGATCTGCGCATTCAGCGACATCAGCGCGCGGATGCAGGTGGAAGTGGCCCTGGATCGCGCGCGGCGTATGGCCGACGCCGCCAACGAAGCCAAGACCTTGTTCCTGGCAACCATGAGCCATGAAATTCGCACGCCGCTGTACGGCGTCCTGGGCACCCTGGAGTTGTTGGCACGCACTGAGTTGAGTGATCAGCAAAAAGGCTATCTGCAGGCCATCGAAGGGTCTTCTGCCAATCTGCTGCAACTGATCAGCGATGTGCTGGATGTGTCGCGTATCGAGGCGGGGCAGTTGCAACTGGAGTGCAACCGGTTCTCACCGTTGGAATTGATCGAGGAAGTGATTCACGGCTATGCCGCCGCGGCTCACCGCAAAGGCCTGCAATTGTTTGCCTGCGTCGATCCGCAGTTGCCGGACTGGTTGAGCGGTGACGTCAGCCGCATTCGGCAGATCCTCAGTAACTTGCTCAACAATGCGCTGAAATTTACCGACAGCGGCCGGATCATCCTGCGCGTCCGGCTGGACAGCCGCGACGGTGAGCGTGTGATGTTGCACTGGCAGGTGTCCGATACCGGCAAAGGTATCTCCCACGAAGACCAGCAACACCTCTTCGAACCGTTCTACCAGGCTGACGGGAACACCCACGTAATAGCGGGAACCGGCCTGGGCCTGTCGATCTGCAAGCGCTTGATGCACCTGATGAACGGCAGTATGCGTGTGGTGAGTGAACCGGGCCTGGGCAGCAGCTTTACCCTGCACCTGCCCCTTGAGCAGCTATCGGCGTTGGAGCCATCACTGGGCGCTGATGAACTGTTGCCGGAAATGGTCTGCGTGGTCTCGCCGGTACGCGAGTTGGCCGTCAGCATCTGTGGCTGGTTGTGCCGATGGGGCGCGCGCGCCCAAGTCGGTTTGCCCAAGGCCTATGACAATACGCAGGGTGCGGTGATCCTTGAGTTGCACCCTGGCCGACTTGGCGAAACGTTGGCCGCGCACTGGGAAGGCCCGCGCGTACTGGCGGCCAGTGATCTGCATGATGAGGCCCTCAACAACCCGACAGGCATAGTGAGCTTCAACAACTTGAAGGCCCTGCGCATGGCGGTTGGGGCCGCTCAAGGCCAACTCATGCGCGGCGCGACGGCATCAGCGCAAAGCTACCCGGTATTCAACCTGGGTATCCACGTGCTGGTGGCCGAAGATAACGTCATCAATCAGTTGATTCTGCGCGATCAGCTCGAAGAACTCGGCTGCACGGTCGAATTGGCCGGCGATGGGCTCACGGCCCTGGAGATGTGGCGCCATTCGACGTTCGACCTGATCCTCACCGACATCAATATGCCGCGCATGAACGGCTACGAACTGACCGCCAAATTGCGCAGCCTCGACTGCCACTTGCCTATCATCGGCGCTACCGCAAACGCCATGAGCGAGGAGGGTGAGCGTTGCCTGGAAGCGGGTATGAACCGCTGCCTGGTAAAACCGTTTGCCTTACGCACGCTTTACACCTGCCTGGAACCTTACCAAAGGAGTGGCAATTGA
- a CDS encoding hybrid sensor histidine kinase/response regulator has protein sequence MKNASLKFGVFALSSQRINKLLLVLAGLTVLLVSMCYWAVERVLDEERIKVDFHFSGLIESIHEYDTFLRSVASAYDRSNQNTLTDIRPVSRVEILQKGQERVFQNHGLFLSQPFTLSERKRYDPEQLQGGYSLGVQLTDYYSAFWASSFYSAPQIFLFSPTDQFNIAIPGVDGTRRQSLLLKSNFFEVTGYLYQGLLAQHEQLNNRRVSWMRAPKGLLQGTETIVAFIGLDINPSVMPERRDDGLLTVAALLDAGQIDDLDRLLTRPIDHRVTLISPAGDVLLGDAKGSASLPVGMSLGAEGLRFKVVSTGKDKWVGLYTISYENFFRFAKWSLLGTGAVFLLAVFLGWRVNRWYRAGIVEPALRATRLLTESEEFNRAILQSAPVGLCVVQRNNSKVLLENQRAQEWQGTAELIGFLNRDYREEDPREMQIEVAGRHLLVSFRFSRYQGEDVVLCGFNDITRHVDDALLMEQAKRSADEASAAKTLFLATMSHEIRTPLYGVLGNLELLGLTHLDARQQDYLQTIERSSAVLFQLISDVLDVSKIESGQMALETVTFSPLDVFEDAVNSYAAAALNKGLQVFACVDANLPALMSGDPGRIRQILNNLLSNAIKFTDSGRVIVRLKVTDLALNHATLQWQVSDTGAGISEKQLGQLFKPFSQLGGSQQAGGAGLGLSICSRLSELMDAQLRVVSEPGLGSSFSLHQRLPIVPGPLPDCSAIELQGLAVYVRAPFKELEQSLTDWLNRWGARAVALPSGYQGDQHELLLDMGNGPGQQSVWNGRHITATELGASQGEAFKQAWTVNAYDIRGIARTLSQARPGGVKPLGSSERVGDQRLVLRVLVAEDNPINRAILQEQLEALGAWVVAAGDGEEALQRWSPGAFDLVITDINMPRLDGYGLARALRERDRQTPIIGVTANALREEGEQCLAAGMDTWVVKPLSMDALRKTLLRYCGERVDEQQEASTLQQGDLDGWITLSATMHRLFITTMQDDVRLTRQGLDAGDKEHVVRHLHRMNGSLASIRASRLSAACNALEEALYKGALDPSLVAQVRNLLQRLEAVMDAMALNPSSQGQPSDR, from the coding sequence ATGAAAAATGCAAGCCTGAAGTTCGGCGTCTTCGCTTTGAGCTCTCAACGAATCAACAAGCTGTTGCTGGTGCTCGCCGGCCTGACGGTGCTGCTGGTCAGCATGTGTTACTGGGCGGTTGAAAGGGTATTGGACGAAGAGCGGATCAAGGTCGACTTCCATTTTTCGGGCTTGATCGAAAGCATTCATGAGTACGACACGTTTTTGCGCAGTGTCGCCAGTGCGTATGACCGCAGCAACCAGAACACCCTGACCGACATTCGCCCCGTGTCCCGCGTCGAGATTTTGCAGAAAGGCCAGGAGCGGGTATTCCAGAATCACGGGCTTTTCCTTTCCCAGCCTTTCACCCTGAGCGAGCGCAAGCGCTATGACCCGGAGCAGTTGCAGGGCGGCTATTCGCTGGGCGTGCAACTGACCGATTACTACAGCGCATTTTGGGCCAGCTCGTTCTATTCGGCGCCACAGATATTCCTGTTTTCGCCGACCGACCAATTCAACATCGCGATTCCCGGCGTCGATGGCACGCGCAGGCAATCGTTATTGCTCAAGAGCAACTTCTTTGAAGTGACGGGGTACTTGTACCAAGGGCTGCTCGCCCAGCACGAGCAACTCAATAACCGGCGCGTGAGCTGGATGCGCGCCCCCAAGGGGCTGTTGCAGGGTACCGAAACGATTGTGGCGTTTATCGGTTTGGACATAAACCCATCGGTCATGCCTGAGCGTCGGGATGATGGTTTGCTGACGGTTGCAGCGTTGCTGGACGCTGGGCAAATCGACGACCTGGACCGCTTGCTGACACGCCCGATTGACCATCGCGTCACGTTGATCTCTCCGGCAGGCGATGTGTTGCTCGGCGATGCCAAGGGTTCAGCGTCATTGCCGGTTGGCATGAGCCTGGGCGCCGAGGGCCTGCGCTTCAAGGTGGTTTCGACCGGCAAAGATAAATGGGTTGGCTTGTACACCATCAGCTATGAAAACTTCTTTCGCTTCGCCAAATGGTCATTGCTGGGCACGGGCGCAGTGTTTCTGCTCGCGGTGTTTTTAGGCTGGCGGGTCAACCGCTGGTACCGCGCCGGCATCGTCGAGCCGGCGTTGCGAGCGACACGATTACTGACCGAAAGTGAAGAGTTCAACCGCGCCATACTGCAAAGCGCCCCGGTGGGCCTTTGCGTGGTGCAACGTAACAACAGCAAGGTGCTGCTGGAAAACCAGCGCGCCCAGGAGTGGCAGGGCACCGCTGAGCTGATCGGTTTTCTCAACCGCGACTATCGAGAGGAAGACCCGCGCGAGATGCAGATCGAGGTGGCCGGGCGGCATTTGCTGGTCTCGTTCAGGTTCAGTCGCTATCAGGGTGAGGATGTGGTGCTCTGCGGGTTCAATGACATCACCCGCCATGTTGATGATGCCCTGCTGATGGAGCAGGCCAAACGTTCCGCCGACGAGGCTAGCGCCGCCAAGACGCTGTTCCTGGCGACCATGAGCCATGAAATCCGCACGCCCCTTTACGGCGTATTGGGCAACCTCGAGCTGCTGGGATTGACCCATCTTGACGCCCGCCAACAGGACTATCTGCAGACCATCGAGCGCTCGTCGGCAGTGTTGTTTCAGTTGATCAGCGATGTGCTGGACGTGTCGAAAATCGAATCCGGGCAGATGGCGCTCGAGACCGTGACTTTCAGCCCTCTGGATGTCTTCGAAGATGCGGTAAACAGCTATGCTGCCGCAGCCCTCAACAAAGGGTTGCAGGTGTTCGCCTGTGTGGATGCGAACTTGCCTGCCCTTATGAGCGGTGACCCTGGCCGCATTCGGCAAATCCTGAATAACTTGCTCAGTAATGCGATCAAATTCACTGATTCTGGCAGGGTCATCGTGCGCCTCAAGGTGACGGACCTGGCACTGAACCACGCAACGTTGCAATGGCAGGTTTCCGACACGGGCGCCGGCATCAGTGAAAAGCAACTGGGGCAGTTGTTCAAACCTTTCTCGCAGTTGGGCGGCAGCCAGCAGGCCGGCGGTGCTGGGCTTGGCTTGTCGATCTGCTCCCGCTTGAGCGAACTGATGGACGCACAATTGCGGGTGGTCAGCGAGCCGGGGCTTGGCAGCAGTTTCTCCCTTCACCAACGCCTGCCTATCGTCCCAGGCCCATTACCTGACTGTTCGGCCATTGAACTCCAAGGGTTGGCGGTATACGTGCGGGCACCGTTCAAGGAGCTTGAGCAATCGCTGACTGACTGGCTCAACCGCTGGGGCGCACGTGCGGTAGCGCTGCCGTCGGGCTACCAGGGTGATCAACATGAGTTGCTGCTGGATATGGGGAATGGGCCTGGCCAGCAGAGCGTTTGGAATGGCCGGCACATCACGGCGACCGAACTCGGAGCATCTCAGGGCGAAGCGTTTAAGCAAGCCTGGACGGTCAACGCCTACGACATTCGCGGCATTGCCCGAACTCTTTCGCAGGCGCGCCCAGGCGGCGTTAAACCGCTCGGGTCATCCGAGCGCGTCGGTGACCAGCGCCTGGTGTTGAGGGTGCTGGTGGCAGAAGACAACCCGATCAATCGCGCCATTTTGCAGGAGCAACTCGAGGCGCTGGGCGCGTGGGTCGTCGCCGCTGGAGATGGTGAGGAAGCGCTGCAACGGTGGTCGCCTGGTGCCTTTGATTTGGTTATCACCGACATCAATATGCCCCGGCTAGACGGTTATGGCCTGGCCCGCGCCTTACGCGAGCGTGACAGGCAAACGCCGATCATTGGCGTCACTGCAAACGCTCTGCGAGAGGAGGGGGAGCAGTGCCTGGCAGCGGGAATGGACACCTGGGTGGTTAAACCCTTGAGCATGGACGCGTTGCGCAAAACCCTGCTGCGCTATTGCGGCGAGCGCGTGGATGAACAGCAGGAGGCGTCCACCCTGCAGCAAGGCGACCTGGACGGGTGGATCACGTTGTCCGCGACTATGCACCGGCTGTTCATCACCACCATGCAGGACGACGTCCGCTTGACAAGACAAGGTCTCGACGCAGGCGACAAGGAACACGTGGTGCGGCATTTGCACCGCATGAATGGCTCCCTTGCATCGATTCGTGCCTCGCGCTTGAGCGCTGCATGCAACGCGCTGGAAGAGGCGCTGTACAAGGGGGCACTGGACCCGAGCCTGGTGGCTCAGGTGCGCAATCTGCTACAGCGCCTGGAGGCGGTAATGGACGCCATGGCGCTCAATCCAAGCTCTCAAGGCCAACCATCGGACAGGTAG